The stretch of DNA AGGCCCCGGGAATCCCTGGCTAGCCTGGCAGCGGCAGCTCTCCTGCCTTGCCCCCAGTTTGAAGGGGAGATTGTGGTTCAGACGAAGATGATGGTGGACCCTAATGCCAAGGCGCGGCGCGGCGGGGGCACACACCTGGGCATCCGGCGGGGCGAGATCCTGGAAGTCATCGAGTTCACCAGCAAGGAGGAGATGCTGTGTCGGGACCCCAAGGGCAAGtgtgagtgaggaggaggaggaggagggagcgagggaggtGGCCCTGGCGACCTGCTGAGCCGGCGCTCACTCGAGCTCTCCCTGTAGATGGCTACGTGCCCAGAACAGCTCTGCTGCCCCTGTAAGTGCTGGTCCCTGAGGAGGGGgctgggtgggcagggaggaCGACAGGTCAGGGCGCCCCTCGCTGACCCCTGTGCTCTCCGCCAGGGAAACGGAGGTGTACGACGACGTTGGCGTCTGGGGTATGTGGCCCCCTGGGGGTGGCTGGAAAGGGACCCGCGGCGGCCAGGGGGGATGCCACAGCATGTCGCCTTCCTCACAGACTCTCTGGAGAGCGGGCCCTTCCCCCGCGAACAGTAGAGCCCGGGACCTCCCCCTTGGCGGACGTCACCCACATAAAGCACCTCTCTCCGGCACCCCGATGTTGCGTTTTCTTTCCCTCCAGACTGGCATGCAGTGGGGGCACAGGCACATGGGCGAGCTGGGTGGCGGGCAAGTGGCTGGCTCCAGGTTAGCATGGACATGCCGAGCTGGGCACCGCCAAGCCGTGTGGCAGGGGGCACAGCGGGCAGCTCCTGCGCCCCGGGCCACCTCAACACAACGCGGCAGGCAGGTGCTTTCAGGAACCTGTATTTATTATCAAAGTCTTATCGATGTCAACAAGCTGCCACAActacaaaaaaaacaaactgcacaCATTGCAATCTCAATGCAAACAGTCGAATGGAACCCCAGTCATTATAAAAGTAATTCAAATTACCCCAAAAAAAGCCACTGAATTTCTTAAACTTCTTTTATACATCCAGCCAACAAATTAAAATTGTtaacaagaaaaaatacaaattcgGAGGAGGTCTGGTGTCGGCGTGTCGGAAGGCAGGCGCGCAGGCGCTCAGGCGTTCCGGTCAATCCGCACATCAATCTCACGGCCGCTCAGCTTCATGCCGTTCATCATCCGGCAGGCTCGCTCGGCCACCTCCGGAGACTCGAACTTGACCACGCCGCAGCCCTTGGACTTGCCGTTCTCCATCTTGATGTCGGCATACAGCACgtggcctggggcagggagggagcgACCATGCGTGAGGCTCACGCAAGCCCAGGCTGCCCAGAGGCTAACCACCTGCTCTGCTGGCCTCCGGCTGACAGCTTCCAAAGGGACAGTGCATGGTGCTGGGGACCAGCCCCGAGGGACCCTCGCCACCAGCACATGGGTCCCATCATGCCCTGTGCGCAGCCTTCCTGTGACTTCAACTACCACGGGGCGGTGTGACGTCAATGGACAAAACCTCGCGGTCTGTTTACGATTCAACACCTCTCCATTCCCAAGCCGACACCCACACAGAGACCTGCACTGCCCCGGGCAGGCCTGCACAAATCCTGGGCTAGACGCCCAGGTGGGTGCCCGGCATGCGGGAAACGGGCCTGCAACGCAGGGCCCTGGTGGGCCTAGCACACAGCAGCAGGCGAGGGCCAGGCCTCCCGGGATACAGGCGGCTGCAGCTAGCTCGGAGATGGGGCCAAGTCTTCAAGAGGCTTGGGAATCTGGCCCTTGAAAAGGGGTGGGCGGTGTTCCCCAGTCAAAGGCAGCTCTGTGCACACAGCTGAGCTCGGCCAGGCAGCACGACGGGGGCAGTCGTGCGAGCTGGCCCTCCACTTACCGCATTCATTGAACTTGTCCTTTAGCATCTTCCAGGTGAAATCAAACGGGAgctgaggggagaggggagaccgATGCAGACCCAGTGTGACACACGGCAAACACAGCCCACACCGCGTCAAGGGGACTGACACAAGCCTATGGCGGGGGGCCTGCCCTGAGCTCACAGGACCACGGAGCCATGCCCAACTGCCGTGCCCAAACAGGCACCTTGCAGGGCAGCCAAGCAGGAAGTGCCTGGGCAGCTCCCCGGAGAAGTCCAGCACCAGGACCCAGTCAGCTGCTGAGTGCCCTGCGCTCCCACACTCCTCCCCCACGTCCCCATCTCCAGCGACGAGGCCAGCTCTCCTCATCACCCACTCCCCTTCCGGGGGGCAGCATCCACCCTCGAATCCCAACACTCCGTCCCTGGGCCTGCACCGCTCACCCCCGACGAGCCCCTCAAAGCGACTCACATTTCTGACAAAGATCTGGCAGGCCTTCCTGGCCACCCCAGGGGCGTGGCCTCCAGCGCCAAAGGAGCCTGCGAAGCTTCCGCCAAAGTTGCCACGCTCCATCTCAATGGCGCGGTCAAAACTGGCACCGCCACCGCCACCCATGGCCAGGCCCATGCGCTCGATGCCAgcgcccagggctgggcccatgCGCTCCAGGCTGTTGGCGCCCATGCGCTCCAGGCCCATGCGCTCCAGGCTGTTGGCGCCCATGCGCTCCAGGCCCATGCGCTCCAGGCTGTTGGTGCCCATGCGCTCCAGGCCGGTGGCCATGCGATCCATCACGGGGCCCATGCGCTCCAGACCGGCCCCCATGCCCGCGGGCACCATGCGCTCCATGCTCAGGCCCATGCGCTCCACGCCTGAGCCCATACGCTCAATGGTCTGGCCCACACGGTCAATGGGTGCGGCCATGCGCTCCAGGCCGAAGCCCATGCCGGCGCCCATGCGCTCCACGCCAGAGCCGATGCGCTCCATGGTCTGGCCCATGCGTTCGATGCTGGAGGCCATGTGATCGAGGCCCAAGGGGCCCATGCGTTCGATGCCGGAGCCCATGCGGTCCACGGAGCCCATGCGGTCCATGACTAGGCCCATGCGCTCAATCTCGGAGCCCACACGATCCATGCCGTGGCCCAGGCCTGCGCCCATGCGCTCCATGCCAGCACCCCCGATGCGGTCAATGCCGGGGCCCATTCTTTCGATGCCCGGGACACTGCCTCCACCTCCACCTAGAACAGACACAAAATGGAAGCAGGTGTCAGGGACTGGGCAGCGATGTGCACACCAACCCTGCACTCAGGCACCGCAGCACACAGCATCCACAGAGCACTGAGCACACCCTTCAATTCACCGCCAACAGCCCTCCAACGCTGGCTGCTGTCAAAGCGGGGCAGGCGACGCAGGCACAGGGGCCTTGCCACACTCTGCCCACAGCCCGGCTGACATGTTCATCACGCCCAGATCTGAGACCTCTGTGGCCTTTCCAGCTCTAGGGATGGAAACCATAGAGACGCCCACGCTCAATGGCCATCCAGCATCAGGGACAGCACTGTGAGGAGACAAATGGGCCTGCCTCTCCTCAGCAGCCCCAGGCACAGCCAAGAGAGTTTGCAAGCCACGTGATGAGACACAGATGCAGGAAGCACACAATCGCCAACACACTGCCAGCCACTTCCGGGGCCCGACTCCCCGCCAGCCACCTGCACACAACCTAACTGGCTCCAGAAGGCCCTCAGGGCAGGTTGGGACAGCAGCCTGGGGCCAGCTGGCAGCACGCATAGCCCTGTCCTCGGTGCCTGGCGGCCACTCCACACCCAGCATCGCCCACATACAGAGTGCCACCGGCCGCCTCTGAGCAGCCCAGCCGGGTGACCTTTCCCTAGCCACGGGACTCCGCCGGGCCAAATTCTCAGCTGAAGAGCAGCAGGCCAAATGGCAAAAATGTACCCAACTTCAAGGACAGCCCTGCGAGGACGAGTGTCTAGGCACTGGACACTCCACATACGCCTTCAGCATACAACGAGGACAAGGGCGGCGGCCCGTCCAACTGCACCAGAGACACGTGCCGAGGTCTCTGTGGGCTCTTGCAGCCGCCCACCACAGCAATAGAGCCAATGTGCCCCAGGGAAAGGCTGGGGCACTTGGCCAGGAGGCCAAAGGACCATGAGTGCCCACAAAGGGGCTTGTGGCACAGAGCTTTGCAGCAGGAAGCCCCAGGCAGCGGGCACTGGCTTTGTGCTTTCCCCGAAGTTTACAATGTGGACTGGGCGCCATCTGGAGGAGCACCTGCTGGGAACCGGGTGGCGTGCTTCCAGCTCCCCCACAAGGGAACAACGCGGAATCTGCCTTTGGGACCCCCGGGACCCCCAGTCACACGTGTCTCGCAGCCCCAGCAGCCAACACTCGCACGCAATCAAGCTGTCAGCGGCAGCTCCCTGCCTCTTCACCAACAGCCCTGTGAGGCAGGTGCTGGTCCAGCCCACTGTTCAGAGCAGCGTGGGCACAGAGAGGTTCACCAGCGTGCCAcaggccacacagctgggggcaggtggggtcccggagcaggtgcacagcaggggCAGCCTGCCTCACAGGCAGGCTAGGGTTCCTACCTCCTCCCTGCTTTGCAATGATCTCTCCTCTCTTCAGAGCATTACTTAGGATTTCTAAGGAAatcaggagaaaacaaaaattagcCAACTTTGCTATGGTAACAGAAAACGCTCATCACAGATTCCAGAGTAGCAATACTACTGATCAATCATTTACAGCAGGGAAAAAAGGctggagagatgcagagacaagGTGGTTTTTCCTTGACGTGGGGGCACAGCAGGTTAGGGTCCCACGTAGCTCCAGGGCCTGGGGCCCAGGCTGGCAGGTCAGCTGcgacagcaggtgctggaggccCCACGCGGCATGTCAGTCCAAGCCAGAGCAAGCAGAGAGCGCAGCGCTGAGGCCCACCTAGCGGGCCCACCTTGGC from Ochotona princeps isolate mOchPri1 chromosome 33, mOchPri1.hap1, whole genome shotgun sequence encodes:
- the HNRNPM gene encoding heterogeneous nuclear ribonucleoprotein M codes for the protein MKKAAEVLNKHSLSGRPLKVKEDPDGEHARRAMQKVTATTGGMGMGPGGPGMIPIPPSILNNPNIPNEIIHALQAGRLGSTVFVANLDYKVGWKKLKEVFSMAGVVVRADILEDKDGKSRGIGTVTFEQSIEAVQAISMFNGQLLFDRPMHVKMDERALPKGDFFPPERPQQLPHGLGGIGMGLGPGGQPIDANHLNKGIGMGNLGPAGIGMEGIGFGINKMGAMEGPFGGGMENMGRFGSGVNMGRINEILSNALKRGEIIAKQGGGGGGGSVPGIERMGPGIDRIGGAGMERMGAGLGHGMDRVGSEIERMGLVMDRMGSVDRMGSGIERMGPLGLDHMASSIERMGQTMERIGSGVERMGAGMGFGLERMAAPIDRVGQTIERMGSGVERMGLSMERMVPAGMGAGLERMGPVMDRMATGLERMGTNSLERMGLERMGANSLERMGLERMGANSLERMGPALGAGIERMGLAMGGGGGASFDRAIEMERGNFGGSFAGSFGAGGHAPGVARKACQIFVRNLPFDFTWKMLKDKFNECGHVLYADIKMENGKSKGCGVVKFESPEVAERACRMMNGMKLSGREIDVRIDRNA